A window of Kribbella sp. NBC_00382 genomic DNA:
AGGCGTTGGACAGCTGCAGCGGGCTGACCAGGCCGACGCCCAGCGTCATCGAGACATACTGTTCGAGCGGCTGCCCGGTCTGGGCGTCGTGCATGCCCAGGTTCGCGGCGAGGGTGGCGATCGGGCACAGGCCGACCTGCTCGGACAGTTGCAGGAAGTAGGTGTTGGTCGAGGCCTGCGCTGCCTGGATCATCGTCGGCTCGGCCGCGGCCTTGGTCGAGTTCTTCGGGTTGTAGTCGGGGACGGAGGTGGTGCCCGAGCAGGTCTTGAACTTCACCCCACCGAGCGGAAGCGGGCTCGGTGACGGAATCCGGTAGGTGAGCGGGAAGCCCGCCTGGATCGCCGCGGCGATCGTGAACGCCTTCATCGTCGAGCCGTTCTGGAACCCGCCGTAGCCACCCTTGTAGGTCTTCTCGACGTTGTAGTTGTAGTAGGTCTGGTTCTTGCCCTCGCCGTAGCCCCCGCTCTGCACCATCGCCTTCACCAGGCCGGTCCCGGGCTCGACCATGGTGACGGCCGCGATCGCGTCGTCGCCGGGCTTGGTGTGCTGGTTGATCGACTTCTGGGCGGCCGCCTGCATCCGGCTGTCCAGCGAGGTGATCACCGTGATGCCGGCGGTCTTGATGTAGTGGTCGCGATCCTTGTCGGTCTTGCCGAAGGCGGGGTTCTCCATCAGCTTCGAGACGATGTAATCGCAGTAGAACGGGTACGGCGAGTTGGCGCAGCCGTTGAGGACCTTGACCACAGGGCCGTTCAGGACCGGGGTCTTGATCGCTGCCTTGGTCTGGGCGGCCGTGGTGACACCAAGCTCCTGCATGCGCCGCAGGACGATGTCACGACGTTCCTTGGCCTTGGCCTTGTTGTTCGTCGGGTCGTAGCCGGTGGGGTTCTTCACCAGGCCGGCCAGCATCGCGGCCTGGGGCAGCGTCAGCTTGGCGGCAGTGGTGTTGAAGTAGTGCCGGGCAGCAGCCTCGACGCCGTAGGCGCCGTCGCCGAAGTTCGCCAGGTTCAGGTACTTCTCCAGGATCTCGTTCTTGGAGAACTCCTTCTCGACCGCGACGGCGTAGCGCAGCTCGGCGATCTTGCGCTCGTAGGTGTCGGCGGTGGCGTCCTTGATCGCCTTCTCGTCACCGCTGGCGTTCGCCTTCTCGACCAGGCTCAGCTTGACGAACTGCTGGGTGATGCTCGAACCACCCTGCTGGACGCCGCCGCTGTTCTGGTTGCGGATCAGTGCGCGGAGCGTGCCCTTGGCGTCGAGGGCGCCGTGCTCGAAGAAGCGGTCGTCCTCGATCGAGACGATCGCCTTCTGCATGATCGGGTTGATCTGCGCGAGCGTGACGGGGTCGCGGTTCTGGTCGTACAGGGTCGCGATCAGCTTGTGATCGGCCGTGTAGATGTACGTCTTCCGCGACGGTGGGACAGTCTTCAGCTCCTGTGGCAGGTCCTGCAGCGTCTCCGCCGTCTTCTCGGTGCCGAAGCCGGCCAGGCCGGCGAACGGGATCGCCAAGCCGGCGGCAAGAGCACCTGATAGAACACTCACTCCGAGGAACAGAACCACTGACTGGACGACGCCCCGATCGTCCTTATCCCTTACGCGCATGGACTAGAGCCTACGGGATCACAGCGCCACGCCAATTCCTCGAATGTGTTTTATGTCACGTCAACCGGAGCGTGATTTCAAGCGTCTGTAGCAGGACGCGCAACAGCCGGCGAGACCCCTTCACAGGGTCCCGCCGGCTGTCGTCAGCTACCTCAGGCGGCGAACTGCCGCGCGTCCACCTGGGCCGGTTCCAGCGCCAGTTCCAGCACCTCACGGACATCGCTCACGGGGTGAACCGTCAGCTCCTTGAGCACCGACTCCGGCACGTCCTCCAGATCCGGCTCGTTCCGCTTCGGGATCAGGATCGTGGTCAGTCCGGCCCGGTGGGCGGCGAGCAGCTTCTGCTTCACGCCACCGATCGGGAGCACCCGTCCGGTCAGCGACACCTCACCGGTCATCGCGACCTCGGAGCGCACCGGCCGTCCCGACAGCAGCGACGCGAGCGCCGTCGTCATCGTGACACCAGCGGACGGACCATCCTTCGGTACCGCGCCAGCCGGCACGTGGATGTGGGTGTTCCGCTCGGCCAGATCGCCGACCGGCAGCCCCAACTCCGCACCGTGCGACCGCAGGTAGGACAACGCGATCTGCGCCGACTCCTTCATCACGTCGCCGAGCTGCCCCGTCAACGTGACCCCGGTCGGGCCGGTCTCCTTGTCCGCCAGCGACGCCTCGATGAAGAGCACGTCACCGCCGGCACCCGTCACTGCCAGTCCAGTGGCCACACCCGGCAGTGCAGTGCGCTCTGCTGAGTCCGGCGTGAACTTCGGTGATCCCAAGTAGCCCTTGAGGTCAGCGGCACTGATGGTCAGCGACCCCAGTTCCTCGCCCAGGGCGAGCTTGGCCGTCACCTTCCGCAGTACTCGGGCAATGGAGCGCTCGAGCTGCCGTACGCCGGCCTCGCGGGTGTACTCGCCGGCCAGCAACCGCAGGGCCGAGTCGTCGATGGCTACCTCTTCGACCGACAGACCGGCCCGGTCCAGCTGACGCGGGAGCAGGTGGTCGCGGGCGATGGTGACCTTCTCGTCCTCGGTGTAGCCGTCCAGCTGGACGAGCTCCATCCGGTCGAGCAGCGGTGCCGGGATCGAGTCGAGCACGTTCGCCGTGGCCAGGAACACCACGTCGGACAGGTCCAGCTCGACCTCCAGGTAGTGGTCCCGGAAGGTGTGGTTCTGCGCCGGGTCCAGGACCTCCAGCAGAGCAGCGGTCGGGTCACCCCGGTAGTCCGCACCCACCTTGTCGATCTCGTCCAGCAGTACGACGGGGTTCATCGAACCCGCCTCGGTGATCGCCCTGACGATCCGCCCGGGCAGTGCCCCGACGTACGTCCGGCGGTGACCGCGGATCTCGGCCTCGTCCCGTACGCCGCCCAGTGCGACCCGGACGAACTTACGGCCCATCGCACGCGCCACGGACTCACCCAGCGAGGTCTTACCCACACCAGGAGGACCCACTAGAGCCAGTACTGCGCCACTGCGGCGTCCACCGACCACACCCAGTCCGCGCTCAGCCCTGCGGCTGCGTACGGCCAGGTACTCGGTGATGCGCTCCTTGACGTCGTCCAGGCCCGCGTGGTCCGCGTCCAGGATCGCCCTGGCCCCGCGGAGGTCGTAGCCGTCCTCGGTCCGCTCGTTCCACGGCAGCTCGAGCACGGTGTCCAGCCAGGTGCGGATCCAGCCGACCTCGGGGGACTGCTCCGCCGTACGTTCCAGCTTGTCGACCTCGGTGAGCGCGGCCTTGCGGACGTGCTCGGGCAGGTCGGCGGCCTCGACGCGGGCGCGGTAGTCCTCTTCCTCGGACTCGGCCTTGCCGTCCAGCTCGGCCAGTTCCTTGCGGATCGCGGCCATCTGCTGGCGCAGCAGGAACTCCCGCTGCTGCTTCTCCATGCCCTCCTGGACGTCCTTCTGGATCGTCTCGGAGACCTCGAGCTCGGCCAAGTGGTCCTTGACCCAACCGATCAGCTTGGTCAGCCGCTCGGAGACGTCAGAGGTCTCCAGCAGCCAGCTCTTCTGCTCGTTGGTCAGGTAAGAGGCGTAGCCGGCCAGGTCGGACAGCTCCGCCGGGCTGGTCACCTGCTTCACCGAGTTGATGACCTGCCACGCCTCGCGGCGCTCCAACACGGTCGTCACCAGGGCCTTGTAGTCGCGGGCGAGGTCGCCCGACTTGCTGTCAGTGATCTCGTCCAGCACCGTCGCGCCGACCCACAGGGCCGCACCGGGACCAGTGGTCCCCGCGCCGATCAGGACCCGGGCGACACCCCGGATGACGGCTGCCTGGGCTCCGCCGGGCAACCTGCCGATCTGCTCTATCTCGCCGAGCGTCCCGGCCTTGGCATATTTTCCGTCCAGTCGCGGCACCAGGAGTACCTGGTCCGTGCCGGAAGCCTGTGCGGCATCGATGGCGGCGCGTGCCTCGGTGTCGGCCAACCGGACCGGCACGACCATTCCCGGCAGGAC
This region includes:
- a CDS encoding transglycosylase domain-containing protein: MRVRDKDDRGVVQSVVLFLGVSVLSGALAAGLAIPFAGLAGFGTEKTAETLQDLPQELKTVPPSRKTYIYTADHKLIATLYDQNRDPVTLAQINPIMQKAIVSIEDDRFFEHGALDAKGTLRALIRNQNSGGVQQGGSSITQQFVKLSLVEKANASGDEKAIKDATADTYERKIAELRYAVAVEKEFSKNEILEKYLNLANFGDGAYGVEAAARHYFNTTAAKLTLPQAAMLAGLVKNPTGYDPTNNKAKAKERRDIVLRRMQELGVTTAAQTKAAIKTPVLNGPVVKVLNGCANSPYPFYCDYIVSKLMENPAFGKTDKDRDHYIKTAGITVITSLDSRMQAAAQKSINQHTKPGDDAIAAVTMVEPGTGLVKAMVQSGGYGEGKNQTYYNYNVEKTYKGGYGGFQNGSTMKAFTIAAAIQAGFPLTYRIPSPSPLPLGGVKFKTCSGTTSVPDYNPKNSTKAAAEPTMIQAAQASTNTYFLQLSEQVGLCPIATLAANLGMHDAQTGQPLEQYVSMTLGVGLVSPLQLSNAYAAFAARGKYCAPQLITSVKNYKGRSLVTPGPNCKQVLKPEVADGVNEVLHQVMEPPGTGQHLKFGRSDLAGKTGTIQENKAVWYSGYSSKLAAAAVVADATPKYENLINQTLNGREMHDASGSGTAGPIWETAMEGALKGMPTTKFTAPTDKTRRGNVVDLPYVNGMNPDEAANKLRGMGFEAKIASGQVDSEEVQGTVAYLSPRTEEGAPEGATVTIYVSNGAKIQQPPPPPNSPGIPQPPNPPNTGKPGGGGNCPPWNPRYPNCGGR
- the lon gene encoding endopeptidase La, which translates into the protein MTETLNLPVLPLDDVVVLPGMVVPVRLADTEARAAIDAAQASGTDQVLLVPRLDGKYAKAGTLGEIEQIGRLPGGAQAAVIRGVARVLIGAGTTGPGAALWVGATVLDEITDSKSGDLARDYKALVTTVLERREAWQVINSVKQVTSPAELSDLAGYASYLTNEQKSWLLETSDVSERLTKLIGWVKDHLAELEVSETIQKDVQEGMEKQQREFLLRQQMAAIRKELAELDGKAESEEEDYRARVEAADLPEHVRKAALTEVDKLERTAEQSPEVGWIRTWLDTVLELPWNERTEDGYDLRGARAILDADHAGLDDVKERITEYLAVRSRRAERGLGVVGGRRSGAVLALVGPPGVGKTSLGESVARAMGRKFVRVALGGVRDEAEIRGHRRTYVGALPGRIVRAITEAGSMNPVVLLDEIDKVGADYRGDPTAALLEVLDPAQNHTFRDHYLEVELDLSDVVFLATANVLDSIPAPLLDRMELVQLDGYTEDEKVTIARDHLLPRQLDRAGLSVEEVAIDDSALRLLAGEYTREAGVRQLERSIARVLRKVTAKLALGEELGSLTISAADLKGYLGSPKFTPDSAERTALPGVATGLAVTGAGGDVLFIEASLADKETGPTGVTLTGQLGDVMKESAQIALSYLRSHGAELGLPVGDLAERNTHIHVPAGAVPKDGPSAGVTMTTALASLLSGRPVRSEVAMTGEVSLTGRVLPIGGVKQKLLAAHRAGLTTILIPKRNEPDLEDVPESVLKELTVHPVSDVREVLELALEPAQVDARQFAA